TCGAGGCCTCGGGCCGCAACGGCGGCGGCTGCACCCACTACCAGAGCCCGCTGTTCCACGAGGAGCAGCGTCTCTGGCCGCAGATGGACGAGCTCCTCGGCTACCCGACGGAGTTCCAGAAGACCCGCATCGTCTTCCAGATCGACCCCGCGAAGGAGGACTTCGCCGAGGGTCTGAGGATGCGCATCCCCGCCGGCTACGAGCTCGAGAAGCTCGGCCCCGAGGAGGTGCGCCGGCGCGTGCCGCTGGCGGGCGACAACGTGGTCGCCGGCGTCCACCTCCATTTCGGCGGCCACGCCAACCCGCAGCGCACCAGCCAGGCCTACGCCTGGGCCGCCCAGGACCACGGCGCCAGGATCCGCCAGCACGTCGCGGTGACCGGCGTCGTCACCAACGGCGGCAGGGCGGTGGCGGTGGAGACGTCCGAGGGCCGCATCGCCTGCGACCACCTCGTGCTCGCCGCCGGGCCGCTGACCGGCAAGCTCCTCGCGACGATGGGGATCGACCTGCCTATGGCGCCGGCGCGGGCGGAGATGATCGTCACCGAGCCGCTGCCGCTGATGCCGCTGACGGGCGTCGACGGCAACGGGATGTACGGCCGGCAGACGCTGCGCGGCAACCTCGCCTACGGCGGCGGCTGGCACGAGTGGTACGACGACGTGCCGCTCGACAGCGCCCCGCCGCGCCCGTCGGGGACGGCGCTGCGCGGGCTCGCCAAACGGGTCGCCGAGCTTCTGCCGAAGGCGGCGCACGCGCGGGTCATCCGCTCCTGGTCGGGCGTCATCGAGAACACGCCGGACGGACGGCCGGTGATCGAGCGGCTCACCGCGCCGGACAACGTGACGGTGGCGACGATGTCCTCGGTGGGCTTCGGGCTGTCGCCGGCGACGGGACATGCGCTGCGGGACCTTGTCATCGACGGCAAGCCGTCCTTTTGTGATCTCGCCAAACTGTCCCTCGCCCGGTTCGAGGGTCTCGACCCGAACTGGCGCGAAACCCTGGGCTGGGTACCGCCGAAGCCTGCCGTACTGGAGATGCAATGAGCCGTTCCGCCATCGTCGTCGGCGCCGGGATCGCCGGCCTGTCCACCGCCTGGGCGCTGAACCGCCGCGGCTTCGACGTGACGGTGATCGAGCAGGGCCCGATCCCGAACCCCCGCGCCTCGTCCTACGACGAGCACCGCATCACCCGCTACGCGTACGGCCCGTGGGAGGGCTACGCGTACATGATGCCGGCGGCCTTCGCGATGTACGACCGGCTCTTCGCGGACATCGGCGCGAGGCACCTCTCCCCCTCTCCGGTCGTCTACTTCGAGCGGGGCGACAGCGACTGGTACGAGCCGGTGAAGCGCAACCTCGCGGAGATGGGCCGCTGGGCGCGCGACATTCCCCTCGCGGACGTCCCCGACCGCTTCCCGATGATCAACACCGAGGGCCTGACCCGCGCGGTGGAGACCGAGGGAGGCGGCGTCCTCTTCCCGATCCGCATCCTGACCGACCTCGTCGTGCGGCTCGGCAATCTCGGCGTGCGGCTGATCCCCGACACCGAGGTGACCTCGGTCGACCCGGACGGCGGCGTCGTCGTCGCCGGCGAGCGCGAGTTCAGGGCCGACCACGTGGTGATCGCCGCCGGCGCGTGGGTGAACCGGCTGACCGACGCGGTGGCCGACCGGGTGGTCGCCTCGCGTCAGGCGGTGATGTTCCTGGCGCCGCCGCCGGAGCTCGCCAGCGTGTGGGCTGAGATGCCGGTAT
The window above is part of the Acuticoccus sediminis genome. Proteins encoded here:
- a CDS encoding NAD(P)/FAD-dependent oxidoreductase, coding for MDTRPLANGGEAKGASVVIVGGGVTGLSAAWWLARDGVDVTVLEKGIVGFEASGRNGGGCTHYQSPLFHEEQRLWPQMDELLGYPTEFQKTRIVFQIDPAKEDFAEGLRMRIPAGYELEKLGPEEVRRRVPLAGDNVVAGVHLHFGGHANPQRTSQAYAWAAQDHGARIRQHVAVTGVVTNGGRAVAVETSEGRIACDHLVLAAGPLTGKLLATMGIDLPMAPARAEMIVTEPLPLMPLTGVDGNGMYGRQTLRGNLAYGGGWHEWYDDVPLDSAPPRPSGTALRGLAKRVAELLPKAAHARVIRSWSGVIENTPDGRPVIERLTAPDNVTVATMSSVGFGLSPATGHALRDLVIDGKPSFCDLAKLSLARFEGLDPNWRETLGWVPPKPAVLEMQ
- a CDS encoding NAD(P)/FAD-dependent oxidoreductase, giving the protein MSRSAIVVGAGIAGLSTAWALNRRGFDVTVIEQGPIPNPRASSYDEHRITRYAYGPWEGYAYMMPAAFAMYDRLFADIGARHLSPSPVVYFERGDSDWYEPVKRNLAEMGRWARDIPLADVPDRFPMINTEGLTRAVETEGGGVLFPIRILTDLVVRLGNLGVRLIPDTEVTSVDPDGGVVVAGEREFRADHVVIAAGAWVNRLTDAVADRVVASRQAVMFLAPPPELASVWAEMPVLCDLGTESGTYTLPPRPGTRLKVGDHVFTRRGDATGDRIASEDDLARLMRAAPLAYNDFDRYQILEKKVCFYTVTIDPSEEFQVRPWGSRAWIQSACSGHGFKLGPLIGDSVAAAIAGERDPAETTRWAAGRMTKPECEAFLTPMTEAAAQ